TTAGGAACTCCAAAGATGAAAGGGACATCGACTTTTATCCTTAAAGTTATTGATGTTTTATCTAAAAGCGATGAGAAAGAAGTAAGTTTAAGAATAGAACCTGCACCTATTAAAGATTTTTCAGATGGCAGTGATTCAAAAAGTTTATCTTTTATTGTTGATCCCAAACTAACAGTTCTACCCTTAAAGATAACTACTAAGAAGTTGTCCGGGGCTATTGTAGATATACCTTACCAAATTACTCTGGCAGCTTCAGGGGGTATTGTTCCTTATAAATGGTTAATCGTAAAGGGTAAGCTACCAAAAGGGCTGAAACTGGATGAGGAAAAGGGTGAGATAAATGGCATACTGAAGGATACTGAGGAAGGCATGAAATATAAGTTCCTTCTGGAAGTCGAAGATTCTCAAGGTGTACCTGCAAAGGATAGTAAATGGTTAAATATCGCGACATATTTTGCCAAACAACCAGAAAAATTCTGGCGGAAACCCTGGGTGATTGTCCTTGCTACTATTGGTATTATTCTTATAATCTATTATATAATAGCTTTAGTACAAAGTATAATAATGAAGAAAAGAGGATATGAACTACGGTGGGTAAAATTAAGATAATCAATACCTTTGTGGTAAAGAAACAAAATAAAACTTAAAGGAGGTAATCTTATGGCTACTTATAATAATTTTGGAAGAGATGAGGTGTATTCTATTGCCTACGATATTCCTAAACTTGCCTTTTTTGGAACAAAAGGAGGGGTAGGGAAAACAACAATTGCATCAAAGTTTGCAGATTTAGTTGCACAAGGTGAAGGCAAACCCAATGTTTTAATGATTGATTTTGATGTTGATCACAGAGGATTAACTGTGACAAGATTGAGTGGATTAACAGGAAAGTGTAAGACTATCCATGAATACATAGCAACACGTTCTATGGAATTAGAAAGGGCAATCGATGCAACCCATACACAATTAGAAGGAGATAGTGGCAGAGTATTCTTAATTCCTGCGGCAGGGAAGGAAGAGACTCATATTTTTAGAACTATGGCAAATATTAATAGTGATGAAATGTTAGAAATTATTCGTTCACTAATAAAGAGTGCCATAAATAAGTACAAAATTTCTTGTGTTCTTATTGATTGTGGTCCTGTGGTCAATCCTTATACGGCTGCCGCAGCTTATATCTCTGATATGGCATTTATTATCGGACAAAATGAACCAATTACTTATGACAACTACACACACTATGCCCATAGAGTCAGAGAGTTTTACGAAGACTTCCAGACAACTCATGTCCATCTCGTCTTAAATAAAACAAGAGGGAGAATTCCTGAAACCATTTCAGCCTTTGCGAATATTCCTTTTACGATGGAGGTGGTTGATGTAACAGAAGGGCTGGATGATATTGATGAGATGAGACTTACGATGTTTGATAACTATATCTACGATATTGTTAAAAAAACTTTCGAGAGAAACCATCCTAAGTTTATTCCTGATCCAAATGTCATGTTACCCAAAACATGGCCTAAGATTTCTGAGTTAGCAAATAGTTTGAGTAAATCAGGAGAACTGAAAATGGCTAAAGTACTAAAATATTTACTTCCCACAGGTATTATATTCACCATTATTTCCTTAATCCTGAAATTTGGTTTTGGAGGTAAAGGGGTTTCAACAAAGCAAATAATTGATAGTAGTGGTTCAATTATCGAGCAGGTGGTTAAAAACACAAATGTCTTTGACGAAATATTCCCCTACTCTTTTGGACTATCTTTGGTTTTGGCAGTGGTAGGCTTTATCTTTTGGAGAAAATATGGTGAAATAAAAAGATTTCTCGACATGCTTTCCAGAGCAAGTAAAGAGGGATTACTTCATTTACTTCAAAATCGGAGTGGGAGAAGGATGTTTGAAAAAGTGAAAAGATTGGCGAAAAAAACAAAGATTTAGTTAATAATTGTGATTATTTAATGGAGAGATAAATGCATTATGGAGCAAGAAGAAGTCCAAGAAGAAATAAATAGTCTTGAAATAAGAGGCCAAAAGCATAAAGAAAATCTTCGGATAATCAGGGAGAGAAAAGCTGAATTCGTTGACCCCAAAGATATTCCTATAGAGTTACTCCGTGCCGAAAGGGAAAACGAAAAAATAATTCAAGAAACAGAAAAAAGACTCAAAGAACTCAAAGAGGAAAACTCAAAGGAAGAGAATGAAGACAATAATAAATTGGAAACGGCATTTTCTTTTCTTAAAAAAAAGCTTTTATCAAAAATTAATATCCCAATCATTGCTTTTCATGGATTCCATGGCGGGTCAGGAACAACGACTATTATGGAACATTTTGCGGATTTAATTTCACAGGGAAAAGAAAAACATAATATTTTGATGATTGATCTTGATGTTTTTATAAGAGGTTTGACTGAGAATAAAATGAGTAGATGTATAGTAGCAGAGCCGTGCAAAACAATTCATGAATATATGAGTAAACAAAAAACAGAATTGCAGAGTGCAGTAGATGTGACTAATAAGAAATTGAAAGAGAAAAGTGGAAGAGTTTTTCTGATACCATCAGCAATA
Above is a window of bacterium DNA encoding:
- a CDS encoding AAA family ATPase — translated: MATYNNFGRDEVYSIAYDIPKLAFFGTKGGVGKTTIASKFADLVAQGEGKPNVLMIDFDVDHRGLTVTRLSGLTGKCKTIHEYIATRSMELERAIDATHTQLEGDSGRVFLIPAAGKEETHIFRTMANINSDEMLEIIRSLIKSAINKYKISCVLIDCGPVVNPYTAAAAYISDMAFIIGQNEPITYDNYTHYAHRVREFYEDFQTTHVHLVLNKTRGRIPETISAFANIPFTMEVVDVTEGLDDIDEMRLTMFDNYIYDIVKKTFERNHPKFIPDPNVMLPKTWPKISELANSLSKSGELKMAKVLKYLLPTGIIFTIISLILKFGFGGKGVSTKQIIDSSGSIIEQVVKNTNVFDEIFPYSFGLSLVLAVVGFIFWRKYGEIKRFLDMLSRASKEGLLHLLQNRSGRRMFEKVKRLAKKTKI